One genomic segment of Fusobacterium mortiferum ATCC 9817 includes these proteins:
- a CDS encoding exopolysaccharide biosynthesis polyprenyl glycosylphosphotransferase gives MEQEKGTVLNTVYIILLGLVFYLGKYIFVSDENLFSLYSIIGFFIMMLGAYVTDNMKFQRYKYKIRSYIFVVIIDIICFMTWFFYSWDLSLIIFMLIFIATQVLLTVLISIAVFKLRYVTIYGSGEMKNRVLQSIEHFPDYKYIDFSGKEEDFSKFVKANNISLIILCKEKLESNEIRDILAMKLSGIEVKSYFDYMIENEGKIEVEFISEEWLLQAYGFKILRSQIQNNIKRLFDIIMAIIIGIMTLPVMLVAAIIVRLESPGPIIYSQDRVGENGKEFKVHKFRSMRNDAEKDGAKWAQVNDPRVTKFGNFMRKTRIDELPQLVNVLKGQMSFIGPRPERMVFIKELEKEIPYYNLRHMVKPGLTGWAQVMYPYGASVEDARRKLEYDLYYIKHHSLYLDMMIMFMTFKTVVFGKGR, from the coding sequence ATGGAACAGGAAAAGGGAACAGTTTTAAATACAGTATATATTATATTATTGGGGCTGGTATTTTATTTAGGAAAATATATTTTTGTATCTGATGAAAATCTATTTTCTCTTTACTCTATTATAGGGTTTTTTATAATGATGTTAGGAGCTTATGTAACAGATAACATGAAGTTCCAAAGATATAAATACAAAATAAGAAGCTATATTTTTGTTGTTATAATAGATATAATCTGTTTTATGACTTGGTTTTTTTATAGTTGGGATTTATCTTTAATTATTTTTATGCTAATCTTTATAGCTACTCAAGTGTTACTAACTGTGCTTATAAGTATAGCAGTTTTTAAATTGAGATATGTAACTATATATGGTAGTGGAGAGATGAAAAACAGAGTTTTACAAAGTATAGAGCATTTTCCAGATTACAAATATATAGATTTTTCAGGAAAAGAGGAAGATTTTTCAAAATTTGTCAAAGCAAATAATATATCTTTAATAATTTTATGTAAAGAAAAGTTAGAAAGTAATGAGATAAGAGATATCTTAGCTATGAAATTAAGTGGAATTGAAGTAAAAAGTTACTTTGATTATATGATAGAGAACGAAGGGAAAATAGAAGTAGAGTTTATATCAGAAGAATGGTTATTACAAGCTTATGGTTTTAAAATTTTACGTAGTCAAATTCAAAATAATATTAAGAGATTATTTGATATTATAATGGCTATTATAATTGGAATAATGACTCTACCTGTTATGCTTGTTGCAGCTATAATAGTAAGATTAGAGAGTCCAGGGCCTATAATATATAGTCAAGATAGAGTTGGAGAAAATGGAAAAGAGTTTAAAGTTCATAAATTTAGAAGTATGAGAAATGACGCTGAAAAAGATGGAGCAAAGTGGGCACAGGTAAATGACCCCAGAGTTACTAAATTTGGAAACTTTATGAGAAAGACAAGAATAGATGAATTACCACAACTTGTAAATGTTTTAAAGGGACAAATGAGTTTCATAGGACCTAGACCAGAGAGAATGGTATTTATAAAAGAGTTAGAAAAAGAGATACCATATTATAATTTAAGACATATGGTAAAACCAGGGCTTACAGGTTGGGCTCAAGTTATGTATCCATATGGAGCTAGTGTAGAAGATGCTAGAAGAAAGTTAGAGTATGATCTATATTATATAAAACATCATAGCTTGTATTTAGATATGATGATAATGTTTATGACTTTTAAAACAGTTGTATTTGGAAAAGGTAGATAA
- a CDS encoding glycosyltransferase family A protein: MLTIFTPVYNRIDTLERLYESLLRQTSKEFQWIVVDDGSTDGGGELIKKFQKNSHFELIYKYVENGGKMRAINEGVALANGEFFLIVDSDDYITDDCVEKVLSYGKNLPNSMGGMIFRKMDIATKKITGKPYPKNIIDSSPIEIVYEYGIDGDKAEVFRTELLRENPFNVYEGEKFIPEAIVWVKIGEKYKMRYIDEGIYYFEYLEDGYTRNFQKLMRNNPKGFREYYSFMLSYSLPLKNKIKFLIRYLQANYYTLIARGGKS; the protein is encoded by the coding sequence ATGTTGACAATTTTTACTCCTGTATATAATAGAATAGATACATTAGAAAGATTGTATGAGAGTTTACTTAGGCAAACTTCTAAAGAGTTTCAGTGGATAGTAGTAGATGATGGCTCTACTGATGGAGGTGGAGAGTTAATTAAAAAATTTCAAAAAAATTCTCACTTTGAACTCATATATAAGTATGTAGAAAATGGTGGAAAGATGAGAGCTATAAATGAAGGGGTAGCTTTAGCTAATGGAGAGTTTTTTCTGATAGTAGATAGCGATGATTATATAACTGATGACTGTGTAGAAAAAGTTTTAAGTTATGGAAAAAATCTTCCTAATTCTATGGGGGGAATGATATTTAGAAAAATGGATATAGCAACTAAAAAAATTACTGGGAAGCCATATCCTAAAAATATTATTGATTCTTCTCCTATTGAGATAGTATATGAGTATGGAATAGATGGAGATAAAGCTGAAGTTTTTAGAACTGAGTTATTAAGAGAAAATCCTTTTAATGTCTATGAAGGAGAAAAATTTATTCCAGAGGCAATAGTGTGGGTAAAAATTGGGGAAAAATATAAGATGAGATATATAGACGAAGGAATATATTATTTTGAATATCTTGAGGACGGTTATACTAGAAATTTTCAAAAGCTAATGAGAAATAATCCTAAAGGGTTTAGAGAGTACTATAGTTTTATGCTCTCTTATTCACTGCCTTTAAAAAATAAGATTAAATTTTTAATTAGATATTTACAGGCAAACTATTATACTCTCATAGCTAGGGGAGGAAAAAGTTGA
- a CDS encoding glycosyltransferase, protein MKILHIITSLELGGAERLLTELVPYQKSKGHFVKVMILSDRGAVFKKELEDREIEIVVAKNNSIKSFSNIFSIVNEIKKENYDIVHAHLVHAQYWTRLAKLLDGKKRKYITTEHSTSNRRRDSKLMRGIDKFIFSGFDKIVSISEATQKSLQEWLERDDNSFEIIYNGIDIKEFQLSEPYDKNELGIKEDDYLVMMVSRFHQSKNQLGVAEALMWLPVKYKLVFVGDGKLEEDVKKYCQNNNLMSRVKFLGMRKDIPRLLKTADIVVQYSFFEGFGITAIEAMASEKPVIASNVPGLSQVVEGAGILVDAKDSKELAKGILSLRNEELYKEVSKKCLERSKKYTIEWCANNYLELYERELKC, encoded by the coding sequence TTGAAGATACTTCATATAATAACATCACTTGAATTAGGTGGAGCAGAGAGATTACTTACAGAGTTAGTACCTTATCAAAAATCTAAAGGGCATTTTGTAAAGGTAATGATACTAAGTGATAGAGGAGCAGTTTTTAAAAAAGAGTTAGAAGATAGAGAAATAGAGATTGTTGTAGCAAAAAACAACTCCATTAAATCTTTTTCAAATATATTTTCTATTGTAAATGAGATAAAAAAGGAAAATTACGATATAGTACATGCTCACTTAGTACATGCTCAATATTGGACTAGATTAGCCAAACTATTAGATGGTAAGAAAAGAAAATATATAACTACTGAACACAGTACATCTAATAGAAGAAGAGATTCAAAATTGATGAGAGGAATAGATAAATTTATATTCTCTGGGTTTGATAAGATAGTAAGTATATCTGAAGCTACACAAAAAAGTTTACAAGAGTGGTTAGAAAGAGATGATAATTCTTTTGAAATAATATATAATGGAATAGATATCAAAGAGTTCCAATTATCAGAGCCTTATGATAAAAATGAGTTGGGAATAAAGGAAGATGACTATTTAGTAATGATGGTATCTAGATTTCATCAGTCTAAAAATCAACTAGGAGTAGCTGAGGCTTTGATGTGGCTTCCAGTAAAATATAAGCTTGTTTTTGTTGGAGATGGAAAATTAGAAGAAGATGTGAAAAAATACTGTCAAAATAATAATCTTATGAGTAGAGTAAAATTTTTAGGAATGAGAAAAGATATCCCAAGATTATTAAAAACAGCTGATATAGTAGTACAGTACTCATTTTTTGAAGGATTTGGTATAACAGCAATAGAGGCTATGGCAAGTGAAAAACCAGTGATAGCTAGTAATGTTCCAGGGCTTAGCCAAGTAGTAGAGGGAGCTGGAATTTTAGTAGATGCAAAAGATTCTAAAGAGTTAGCTAAGGGGATACTTTCTCTAAGAAATGAGGAGTTATATAAAGAGGTATCTAAAAAGTGTTTAGAAAGAAGTAAAAAGTATACAATAGAGTGGTGTGCAAATAATTACTTAGAGCTATATGAAAGGGAGTTAAAATGTTAA
- a CDS encoding EpsG family protein, with protein MLIYFGIISFLGLGVIIEKISERKRIGESFFIFSLLLLILFFGLRGYIGYDWYSYKPNFDKMVTIGELLKGNTQVLHSGYELGFQIYTSFIKTLTNNYFIYNFINVSVDFIILYFVIKRFSKYPILSLLLFFSIYGVALEIDMIRNAKSIMLFLLSIKYIEERKILNFGALNILGILFHYSSIFYLPMYFILNIKWNKKFILFLFILGNIYYLSDIRIVMRIIKEYNTFLPTGIGAKLSGYFSIIPLDFPLGFSLYYFERVIMFLLCWFVSDNLKNKKYGNIILNSLYISIFFFLYLSEFSIVAIRFGLLFIYSYWFILPMLLEIYPKLPIFIVAIAISLFRLNNQINFVGNREVYSYQNILINGDSEENQRKKVEDASKYKIEGHGKEISLLF; from the coding sequence ATGTTAATTTATTTTGGAATAATTAGCTTTTTAGGCTTAGGAGTTATAATTGAAAAAATAAGTGAGAGAAAAAGGATAGGGGAAAGTTTTTTTATATTTTCCCTTCTCCTTTTAATTTTATTTTTTGGGCTAAGAGGGTATATAGGATATGACTGGTACTCATATAAACCTAATTTTGATAAAATGGTTACAATAGGGGAGTTATTGAAAGGAAATACTCAAGTATTGCACTCAGGTTATGAATTAGGATTTCAAATTTATACATCTTTTATAAAAACTCTTACTAATAATTATTTCATATATAATTTTATAAATGTTTCAGTAGATTTTATAATACTCTATTTTGTAATAAAAAGATTTTCAAAATATCCTATTCTATCTCTCCTACTTTTCTTTAGTATCTATGGAGTTGCTTTAGAGATAGATATGATTAGAAATGCTAAAAGTATAATGTTATTTTTACTTTCTATAAAATATATAGAGGAGAGAAAAATTTTAAATTTTGGAGCTTTAAATATTTTAGGTATTCTTTTTCATTATAGTTCTATATTTTATCTTCCTATGTATTTTATTTTAAATATAAAATGGAATAAGAAATTTATCCTATTTTTATTTATCTTAGGAAATATCTATTATCTTTCAGATATTAGAATTGTAATGAGAATAATAAAAGAGTATAATACATTTTTACCAACAGGAATAGGAGCAAAACTTTCTGGATATTTTAGTATAATACCCTTAGATTTTCCATTGGGATTCTCTTTATATTACTTTGAAAGAGTTATTATGTTTTTACTTTGTTGGTTTGTAAGTGATAATCTTAAGAATAAAAAATATGGAAATATAATATTAAATTCTCTTTATATATCAATATTTTTCTTCTTGTATCTATCAGAATTTTCAATAGTAGCTATAAGATTTGGGTTATTATTTATTTATTCATATTGGTTTATACTTCCTATGCTTTTAGAGATTTATCCTAAGTTGCCAATATTTATAGTAGCTATTGCTATATCATTATTTAGATTGAATAATCAGATAAATTTTGTAGGAAATAGAGAGGTATATTCTTACCAAAATATTTTAATCAATGGGGATAGTGAAGAGAATCAAAGAAAAAAAGTAGAAGATGCTAGTAAGTATAAGATAGAGGGACACGGGAAAGAGATATCATTACTTTTTTAA
- a CDS encoding glycosyltransferase family 4 protein has translation MKIMFVANYMWDIYIFRAGVLRALVEDGHEVIAVAPDDGRIDMEKAIPGLRAISINLNKRGINPIEDLKLVKELHSLYKKENPDLIFHYTIKPNIYGTIAAKLAGKKSIAILTGLGYSFIQKSLVSKIAVGLYKFSLRFSKEIWVLNEDDKNTLISKGIGDREKIFILPGEGTDCERFKPLPMERKDEKTIFLMIARAFIDKGFKEYEESARRLRRKYGERVEFWYLGALGENAVSGITKEYMDNLVKEGVLNYLGITDKPELVIKECDAIVLPSYREGISKTLLEGGAMGKPIIASNVTGCKEIVDDGKSGYLAEVKNIDDLVEKMEKFIKLSIDEKREMGKAGREKILKEFDEKIIIEIYRKKISATI, from the coding sequence ATGAAAATAATGTTTGTAGCTAACTACATGTGGGATATATATATTTTTAGAGCTGGGGTACTAAGAGCTTTGGTGGAAGATGGACATGAGGTAATAGCAGTAGCTCCAGATGATGGAAGAATAGATATGGAAAAGGCTATTCCAGGCCTTAGAGCAATTTCAATAAATTTGAATAAAAGAGGAATAAATCCAATAGAGGATTTAAAATTAGTAAAAGAGTTGCATAGTTTATATAAAAAAGAAAATCCAGATTTGATATTTCACTACACAATAAAACCAAATATCTATGGTACAATAGCAGCAAAACTAGCAGGTAAAAAATCTATCGCTATACTTACAGGACTAGGATATTCATTTATTCAAAAATCTCTTGTATCTAAAATAGCTGTAGGACTTTATAAGTTTTCTTTAAGATTTTCTAAAGAGATTTGGGTTCTCAATGAAGATGATAAAAATACACTAATTTCTAAAGGGATAGGAGATAGAGAAAAAATTTTTATACTTCCTGGAGAGGGAACAGATTGTGAGAGATTTAAGCCACTTCCTATGGAGAGAAAGGATGAAAAAACTATTTTCTTAATGATAGCTAGAGCTTTTATAGATAAAGGATTTAAAGAGTATGAGGAAAGTGCTAGAAGGCTTAGAAGAAAATATGGAGAGAGAGTAGAGTTTTGGTATCTAGGGGCATTGGGAGAAAATGCTGTATCAGGTATAACTAAAGAGTATATGGATAATTTAGTAAAAGAGGGTGTTTTAAATTATCTAGGAATAACTGATAAACCAGAACTTGTAATAAAAGAGTGTGATGCAATAGTTTTACCATCATATAGAGAGGGAATATCTAAAACTTTGTTAGAGGGAGGGGCTATGGGAAAACCTATAATAGCTTCTAATGTAACTGGTTGTAAAGAGATAGTAGATGATGGAAAAAGTGGTTATCTAGCAGAGGTAAAAAATATAGATGACTTAGTAGAGAAGATGGAAAAATTTATAAAACTTTCAATAGATGAGAAAAGAGAGATGGGAAAGGCAGGAAGAGAAAAGATACTAAAAGAGTTTGATGAGAAAATAATAATTGAGATTTACAGAAAGAAAATATCGGCTACGATTTAA
- a CDS encoding glycosyltransferase → MDLSIIVPIYNVEEYLAECLKSLYKISNLRYEVILVNDGSKDNSYQIMEEFKRLYPKQTVIVNKENGGLSSARNAGLKIAKGKYISFIDSDDFIDTDEFEKFVIEGIKSRVDIAVGNMRYYVPGRIGEPLFRSRLVKDSGVVTGIDFLWRVFQAPKCYREEVVDDIYRKDFLIKNKLFFNEEIVHEDSEFTTFAYLKAKKVKYIDKAFYFYRQREGSIMNKVSEKSMLSLEKICEKLFNEFKNLDDSKGKEALSSLILSFYSTVLYKRYNGGGDYKRVYRRYKELYKELRKDAQSNIEQRLLSFSIFIPNTLRKLLGKEISNVQKIPKF, encoded by the coding sequence ATGGATTTAAGTATTATAGTTCCAATTTACAATGTAGAAGAATACTTAGCTGAATGCTTAAAAAGTCTATATAAAATAAGCAATCTAAGATATGAAGTTATCTTAGTAAATGATGGTTCCAAAGATAATAGTTATCAAATAATGGAAGAATTTAAAAGACTTTATCCTAAACAAACTGTGATAGTAAATAAGGAGAATGGAGGATTATCTTCAGCTAGAAATGCAGGACTAAAAATAGCAAAAGGAAAATATATATCGTTTATAGATAGTGATGACTTTATAGATACAGATGAGTTTGAAAAGTTTGTAATAGAGGGAATAAAGTCAAGAGTAGATATAGCAGTAGGAAATATGAGATACTATGTCCCTGGAAGAATAGGAGAACCTCTTTTTAGGTCAAGACTTGTAAAAGATAGTGGAGTAGTTACAGGAATAGATTTTTTATGGAGAGTTTTTCAAGCACCTAAATGTTATAGAGAAGAGGTAGTAGATGATATTTATAGAAAGGATTTTCTAATAAAAAATAAACTTTTTTTCAATGAAGAGATAGTACATGAGGATAGTGAGTTCACTACTTTTGCATATTTAAAAGCTAAAAAAGTAAAATATATAGATAAGGCATTTTATTTTTATAGACAAAGAGAGGGAAGTATAATGAATAAGGTATCTGAAAAAAGTATGCTTTCCTTAGAAAAAATTTGTGAAAAACTGTTTAATGAGTTTAAAAATTTAGATGATAGTAAAGGAAAAGAAGCTTTATCTTCTCTTATATTAAGTTTTTATTCCACAGTATTATATAAGAGATACAATGGTGGTGGAGATTACAAAAGAGTATATAGAAGATATAAAGAACTATATAAAGAGTTAAGAAAGGATGCTCAATCAAATATAGAACAAAGGTTATTATCTTTCTCTATCTTCATACCAAATACATTGAGAAAACTTTTGGGAAAAGAGATAAGTAATGTACAAAAGATTCCAAAGTTTTAA
- a CDS encoding glycosyltransferase, which translates to MIPKKIHYIWLGKNSYPNLMDICINSWREKLPDYEIIEWNEENLNFYEEIEKNRFLKECYNRKLWAFLSDYFRIKVLYEEGGVYLDTDMQIIKNIDKLLSNDFFIGAESEKVISAGIIGVIPKHPLMKKILEFYSVAIWNEPIFTIPDIITRVINREYDFQINEDITKITGSMVIYPPRYFYPYHFTEEFKRECIKDDTYGIHWWGKSWTQKKNLSKLYFLEFKHYRGYKKILVEILIATGLMRFVKNSKFLVDLSKRI; encoded by the coding sequence ATGATACCTAAAAAAATTCATTATATTTGGTTAGGAAAAAACTCTTATCCCAATCTTATGGATATATGTATAAACTCTTGGAGAGAAAAACTCCCTGATTATGAGATTATAGAGTGGAATGAAGAAAATTTAAATTTTTATGAAGAGATAGAGAAAAATAGATTTTTAAAAGAGTGTTATAATAGAAAACTTTGGGCTTTTCTTTCAGATTATTTTAGAATAAAGGTTCTCTACGAAGAGGGGGGAGTTTATTTAGATACTGATATGCAGATAATAAAAAATATAGATAAACTTCTCTCAAATGATTTCTTTATAGGAGCAGAGAGTGAAAAAGTAATTAGTGCTGGGATAATAGGAGTTATTCCAAAGCATCCACTTATGAAAAAAATTTTAGAGTTCTACAGTGTGGCTATTTGGAATGAACCAATATTTACAATTCCAGATATAATAACTAGAGTAATCAATAGAGAGTATGATTTTCAAATAAATGAAGATATTACTAAAATAACAGGTAGTATGGTAATATACCCACCTAGATATTTTTATCCCTATCATTTTACAGAGGAGTTCAAAAGAGAGTGTATAAAAGATGATACCTATGGAATACACTGGTGGGGGAAAAGTTGGACACAAAAGAAAAATCTTTCTAAATTATATTTTTTGGAGTTTAAACACTATAGAGGTTATAAAAAAATTCTAGTTGAGATATTGATAGCAACAGGACTTATGAGATTTGTAAAAAACTCTAAATTTTTAGTGGACTTGAGTAAAAGGATATAA
- a CDS encoding lipopolysaccharide biosynthesis protein — protein sequence MIKKIKYLLTDRLIINFLHIFGGDAFASLLSIFSISFITKGIGLEKYGFIVLIQGIVSLIDGIFNFQSWQGVIKFFPQVREEKQKLKALIKFSYILDFFTALIAFIIIFLSSFWIGKFYNFQSYEVYLLMFFSIYIIFNIQGTPIGILRSFDRFDYLRNQRVIVALFNFIFLGIGYFLKLKINYFILIYLLTNILNAILLNFYALRELKRRKIYGVFKERLEFNKEFFKFTCLTNINSSLDIPVQYFDNLLVGKMLSLEQLGAYKICKTIAIVLDKVGTPLYQTLYPYFCEKVAEKNYREIFRRGIKISGILSIACIIIIFGMNIIGFEILSKFFSQGLEKYRLEINLYIVMKSLATICIVIHPLFLAMGYIKKETKIIFIANILYLGILFVLIKTFALIGVILAYGVQVFLIVALKGIVILKEKWDVRDS from the coding sequence ATGATAAAAAAAATAAAATATTTATTAACAGATAGACTGATTATAAATTTTTTACATATATTTGGAGGAGATGCCTTTGCTTCTTTGCTTTCTATCTTTTCTATATCTTTTATTACTAAAGGTATAGGATTAGAAAAGTATGGTTTTATTGTTTTAATCCAAGGAATAGTATCTCTTATAGATGGAATTTTCAATTTTCAATCTTGGCAGGGAGTTATTAAATTTTTTCCCCAAGTGAGAGAGGAGAAACAAAAACTAAAAGCTTTGATAAAATTTAGTTATATTTTAGATTTTTTTACAGCTTTAATAGCTTTTATCATAATTTTTTTATCTAGTTTTTGGATAGGAAAGTTTTATAATTTTCAATCCTATGAAGTATATCTTTTAATGTTTTTTTCAATCTATATTATTTTCAATATTCAAGGAACGCCTATTGGCATTTTGAGAAGTTTTGATAGATTTGACTATCTAAGAAATCAAAGAGTGATAGTAGCACTATTTAATTTTATATTTTTAGGTATAGGATATTTTTTAAAACTTAAAATCAATTATTTTATTTTAATATATCTTTTAACAAATATATTAAATGCTATTCTTCTAAATTTTTATGCTTTAAGAGAGTTAAAAAGAAGAAAGATATATGGAGTATTTAAAGAGAGATTAGAGTTCAATAAAGAGTTCTTTAAATTTACCTGTTTAACTAATATAAATTCTAGCTTAGATATTCCAGTTCAATATTTTGATAATCTTTTGGTAGGGAAGATGTTATCATTAGAACAGTTAGGAGCATATAAGATATGTAAGACAATTGCTATTGTTTTAGATAAAGTGGGGACACCTCTTTATCAGACCTTATATCCATATTTTTGTGAGAAGGTAGCAGAAAAAAATTATAGAGAGATATTTAGAAGAGGAATAAAAATATCAGGAATACTCAGTATAGCTTGTATTATAATTATTTTTGGTATGAATATTATTGGGTTTGAAATTTTATCTAAGTTTTTTTCTCAAGGATTAGAAAAATATAGATTGGAGATAAATCTTTATATAGTTATGAAATCACTAGCAACTATATGTATAGTAATTCATCCACTATTTTTAGCAATGGGGTATATAAAGAAAGAAACTAAGATAATATTTATAGCTAATATTTTATATTTAGGAATTTTATTTGTTTTAATAAAAACATTTGCTTTAATAGGAGTAATATTAGCCTACGGAGTACAGGTATTTTTAATTGTAGCACTGAAGGGGATAGTTATCTTAAAAGAAAAATGGGATGTTAGAGATTCTTAA
- a CDS encoding pyridoxal phosphate-dependent aminotransferase, protein MKFNSAVENLQYSLIRVLKNEATKYPNSIDLTIGEPDIGTPKGLIEEAMEYGKNHQLKYAPSGGGEKIGALVAEYYNKNYKGEYSEKNVIMNIGASEALSSALRTVLNPDDEVLLTVPFYPGYPPMINLCYGKPVLIDISKNNFTLTKELLEKYATSKTKALLLSNPCNPTGKVLSYEEMEEITKFIEEREIFLISDEIYSSLSFYEFHSFAEFKNIKDKLIIINGFSKSHSMTGWRLGYTICPEQYRKFFLNTSFYTVSSPVTLSLKGGEIALTKFENRKELSEEYRKRAEFMSSELKKLGFDVITTQGAFYIFANYSKISTLNSLDFALDLLRKTQVAVVPGISFGVENYIRIALTVDISLLELAIERMKKY, encoded by the coding sequence ATGAAGTTCAATAGTGCAGTAGAAAATTTACAATACTCTTTAATTAGAGTTTTAAAAAATGAAGCAACTAAATATCCTAACTCTATAGATTTAACAATAGGAGAACCTGATATAGGTACTCCTAAAGGACTTATAGAAGAGGCAATGGAGTATGGAAAAAATCATCAATTGAAATATGCTCCTTCTGGTGGTGGAGAAAAAATAGGAGCATTAGTTGCTGAATATTACAATAAAAATTATAAAGGAGAGTACAGTGAAAAAAATGTCATTATGAATATTGGAGCTTCAGAAGCTCTCTCTTCTGCACTTAGAACAGTATTAAATCCTGATGATGAAGTATTATTAACTGTACCTTTCTATCCAGGTTATCCTCCTATGATAAATCTTTGTTATGGAAAACCTGTATTAATAGATATTTCTAAAAATAATTTTACTCTTACTAAAGAGTTATTAGAAAAATATGCTACATCTAAAACAAAAGCTCTTCTTTTAAGTAATCCATGTAATCCAACAGGAAAAGTCTTAAGTTATGAAGAGATGGAAGAGATAACAAAATTTATAGAGGAAAGAGAAATTTTTCTAATTTCTGATGAAATATATAGTTCTCTTTCTTTTTATGAGTTTCACTCTTTTGCTGAATTTAAAAATATAAAAGATAAATTAATTATAATAAATGGCTTTTCTAAATCTCATTCAATGACAGGTTGGAGATTAGGATATACTATCTGCCCAGAACAATATAGAAAGTTTTTTCTAAACACAAGCTTCTATACTGTTAGCTCTCCTGTAACCCTTTCTTTAAAAGGGGGAGAGATAGCTCTTACAAAATTTGAAAATAGAAAAGAACTATCAGAAGAATATAGAAAAAGAGCAGAATTTATGAGTAGTGAATTAAAAAAATTAGGATTTGATGTAATTACAACTCAAGGTGCTTTTTATATTTTTGCTAATTACTCTAAAATTTCAACCTTAAATTCCTTAGACTTTGCTTTAGATTTATTGAGAAAAACTCAAGTAGCAGTAGTTCCAGGAATCTCCTTTGGAGTTGAAAACTATATTAGAATAGCTCTTACTGTAGATATCTCTTTGCTAGAATTAGCTATTGAAAGAATGAAAAAATATTAA
- the dapD gene encoding 2,3,4,5-tetrahydropyridine-2,6-dicarboxylate N-acetyltransferase, whose product MNKLNTAEELIAYIKNSTKKTPVKLYVNGDLSGLETSAQVFKGDNSYIIIGDNCEIENILNKYSEKIENYYIENDRRNSGVPTLDLRNINARIEPGAIIRDKVTIGDNAVIMMGAVINIGAVIGDNSMIDMGAVLGGRATVGKNCHIGAGAVLAGVIEPPSAKPVVIEDGVLVGANAVIIEGVRIGAGAVVGAGAVVIEDVPAGAVVTGNPAKIIKKVDDKTLSKTQLVDDLRK is encoded by the coding sequence ATGAACAAACTAAATACAGCTGAGGAATTAATAGCATATATAAAAAATTCTACTAAAAAAACTCCAGTTAAACTATATGTCAATGGAGATTTGAGTGGATTAGAAACTTCTGCCCAAGTTTTTAAGGGAGATAACTCTTACATTATCATTGGAGATAATTGTGAGATTGAGAATATTTTAAATAAATATAGTGAAAAAATTGAAAATTATTATATTGAAAACGATAGAAGAAATTCTGGAGTTCCTACTTTAGATTTAAGAAATATAAATGCAAGAATAGAGCCTGGAGCTATTATAAGGGATAAAGTAACTATTGGAGATAATGCTGTCATTATGATGGGGGCTGTTATCAATATAGGAGCTGTTATTGGAGATAACAGTATGATAGATATGGGAGCTGTTTTAGGAGGAAGAGCCACAGTTGGAAAAAATTGTCATATTGGAGCTGGAGCTGTTCTAGCTGGAGTAATAGAACCTCCTTCTGCTAAGCCAGTAGTAATAGAAGATGGAGTATTGGTAGGAGCTAATGCTGTCATCATAGAAGGAGTTAGAATAGGTGCTGGGGCAGTAGTTGGAGCTGGGGCTGTGGTAATAGAAGATGTTCCTGCTGGAGCTGTAGTTACTGGAAATCCAGCTAAAATTATAAAGAAAGTTGATGATAAAACACTTAGCAAAACTCAACTAGTAGATGACTTAAGAAAATAA